A genomic segment from Amycolatopsis camponoti encodes:
- a CDS encoding GAF and ANTAR domain-containing protein translates to MSDVDKQTDVGWEADRARFRADPAGDGWDRCPLPEDGPLAHHFGALAGTLLEAETLHEAMRQVVVAALRIVPEADLASITLRSPDGGFHTAVSTDETAEELDRIQYLTGEGPCVAAAEHRGPGHALTDDLARSAEFPEFGPRAADLGFGSLLATTLLTERDSEREPGAINLYSRRRGAFGDGAVDHALVLSAHASVALAGTAAHTAAALREEQLRRAIDSRDVIGQAKGILMNRRGVSADEAFDILRRTSQELNVKLSRLAHTLTERHQELDR, encoded by the coding sequence ATGAGCGATGTCGACAAGCAGACCGACGTCGGCTGGGAAGCGGATCGTGCCCGGTTCCGCGCCGATCCGGCCGGTGACGGCTGGGACCGTTGTCCCCTCCCGGAAGACGGGCCGCTGGCTCACCACTTCGGCGCTTTGGCCGGCACGCTGCTGGAGGCCGAAACCCTGCACGAGGCGATGCGCCAGGTGGTCGTCGCGGCGTTGCGCATCGTGCCGGAGGCGGATCTGGCCAGCATCACCCTCCGCTCCCCCGACGGCGGCTTCCACACCGCGGTGAGCACCGACGAGACCGCGGAGGAGCTGGATCGGATCCAGTACCTGACCGGCGAAGGTCCCTGCGTGGCGGCGGCGGAACACCGCGGTCCCGGCCACGCGCTGACCGACGACCTGGCCCGCTCGGCGGAGTTCCCGGAGTTCGGTCCGCGGGCCGCCGACCTCGGCTTCGGTTCGCTCCTGGCGACCACGCTGCTCACCGAGCGCGACTCCGAGCGGGAACCGGGCGCCATCAACCTCTACAGCCGGCGACGCGGAGCTTTCGGCGACGGAGCGGTCGACCACGCGCTGGTCCTCTCGGCCCACGCCTCGGTCGCGCTGGCCGGGACCGCCGCGCACACGGCGGCCGCACTGCGCGAAGAGCAGTTGCGGCGCGCCATCGACAGCCGGGACGTGATCGGCCAGGCCAAGGGGATCCTGATGAACCGCCGTGGGGTGAGCGCCGACGAAGCCTTCGACATCCTGCGTCGCACCTCCCAGGAGCTCAACGTCAAACTGAGCCGGCTGGCCCACACCCTCACCGAGCGACACCAGGAACTGGACCGCTGA
- a CDS encoding winged helix-turn-helix transcriptional regulator: MSGFRPRDFFLADCPGRLAVELIADKWTVVVLAGLSEGPVRHGDLVELIGGISRKMLTQTLRRLEAHGLVHRRAYAEVPPRVEYELTPLGKTLIDPIHVLTEWARTNGDAVLAALDAGSSAAPRGS, encoded by the coding sequence ATGAGCGGTTTCCGCCCCCGGGACTTCTTCCTCGCCGACTGCCCCGGGCGCCTCGCGGTCGAGCTGATCGCCGACAAGTGGACGGTGGTCGTGCTCGCCGGCCTCAGCGAGGGCCCGGTGCGCCACGGCGACCTGGTGGAGCTGATCGGCGGCATCTCCCGCAAGATGCTCACCCAGACGCTCCGGCGGCTCGAGGCACACGGGCTCGTCCACCGCCGCGCCTACGCCGAGGTGCCGCCCCGCGTCGAGTACGAACTGACCCCGCTGGGCAAGACCCTGATCGACCCGATCCACGTCCTGACCGAGTGGGCCAGGACGAACGGCGACGCCGTGCTGGCCGCGCTCGACGCCGGATCCTCGGCGGCACCTCGCGGCTCTTGA
- a CDS encoding NADP-dependent oxidoreductase, protein MKVITQQSFGGPEVLTVVDAPEPRPRPTEVVVRVKAIGLNPLEARLRAGEFPLLGRPPFVLGWDISGVVEASPQTWRFRPGDEVFGMPLFPRAADGYAELVAAPALHLTRKPASLSHAEASALPIAGLTAWQGLVDLAGVAEGDRVLVHGGGGGVGHVAVQIAKALGAYVIATASGDKAGFVEELGADEVVDYTAVDFTGAVRDVDVVLDTIGGETAERSLGVLRPGGHLVTAVAEENADLAARCEAAGSRFSGIAVDPDPVALRGLADLVDRGRLRGHVQETFPFERIADAHRLLDRGHLRGKLVLTMPG, encoded by the coding sequence ATGAAGGTCATCACCCAGCAGTCGTTCGGTGGTCCCGAGGTCCTCACCGTCGTGGACGCCCCCGAGCCCCGGCCCCGGCCGACCGAAGTCGTCGTGCGGGTCAAGGCGATCGGGCTGAACCCGCTGGAGGCGCGGCTGCGCGCCGGCGAGTTCCCGTTGCTCGGCCGGCCGCCGTTCGTCCTCGGCTGGGACATCAGCGGAGTGGTCGAGGCGTCGCCGCAGACGTGGCGGTTCCGGCCCGGCGACGAGGTGTTCGGGATGCCCCTGTTCCCGCGCGCGGCCGACGGGTACGCCGAACTGGTGGCGGCGCCGGCTCTGCACCTGACGCGCAAGCCGGCTTCGCTGTCCCACGCCGAGGCGTCGGCGTTGCCGATCGCCGGCTTGACGGCGTGGCAGGGCCTGGTCGACCTCGCCGGGGTGGCCGAGGGCGATCGCGTTCTGGTGCACGGGGGCGGGGGCGGGGTCGGCCACGTCGCCGTCCAGATCGCGAAAGCACTCGGCGCGTACGTGATCGCGACGGCGAGCGGCGACAAGGCCGGCTTCGTCGAGGAGCTCGGTGCCGACGAAGTCGTCGACTACACGGCGGTCGACTTCACCGGCGCGGTTCGCGACGTCGACGTGGTTCTGGACACGATCGGCGGCGAGACGGCCGAACGGTCGCTCGGCGTGCTCCGCCCCGGCGGTCACCTGGTGACGGCGGTCGCGGAGGAGAACGCGGACCTCGCCGCCCGGTGCGAGGCGGCCGGCAGCCGCTTCAGCGGCATCGCGGTCGACCCCGATCCGGTCGCTCTGCGAGGCCTCGCCGATCTCGTCGACCGGGGCCGTCTCCGGGGCCACGTCCAGGAGACTTTCCCGTTCGAGCGCATCGCCGACGCGCACCGGCTGCTCGACCGCGGGCACCTGCGGGGCAAGCTCGTCCTCACGATGCCCGGCTGA
- a CDS encoding oxidoreductase, whose protein sequence is MASSGWTAADIPDQRGRIAVVTGANSGVGFETARMLAERGARVVLACRDTGKAAAACDAIRATAPDADLRTVRMDLADAASVRTAAAVLDEEFDHIDLVINNAGAAFGKLSLVDGVDRTFVTNQLGPFAFTGLLLHRVTAAPAGRIVTVTSGGHEMGRLLLDDLGFAKSRYRRWRAYTQTKLANVLFAAELQRRLAAAGTPAISVAAHPGAAATEFGRNSGGAMRVASAPPVRWLLAPLVNTAAEGALPTLRAAVDPQVRGGDLYGPAGPHGIKGRPERVEAAAVARDEGAGAMLWERCEQLTGVRYPLP, encoded by the coding sequence ATGGCGAGCTCGGGCTGGACCGCTGCCGACATCCCGGATCAGCGAGGGCGGATCGCGGTCGTCACCGGCGCGAATTCCGGGGTCGGCTTCGAGACCGCGAGGATGCTCGCCGAACGGGGCGCGCGGGTGGTCCTGGCGTGCCGGGACACGGGCAAGGCCGCCGCGGCGTGCGACGCGATCCGGGCGACCGCACCGGATGCCGACCTCCGGACCGTCCGGATGGACCTCGCGGACGCGGCGTCGGTCCGCACGGCGGCGGCGGTCCTCGACGAGGAGTTCGACCACATCGACCTGGTGATCAACAACGCCGGAGCCGCGTTCGGGAAACTGTCCCTCGTGGACGGCGTGGACCGGACGTTCGTCACCAACCAGCTGGGGCCGTTCGCCTTCACCGGGCTGCTGCTGCACCGCGTGACGGCCGCACCGGCCGGACGGATCGTCACGGTGACCAGCGGCGGCCACGAGATGGGCCGGCTGCTCCTCGACGACCTCGGCTTCGCGAAGAGCCGGTACCGCCGTTGGCGCGCCTACACGCAGACGAAGCTGGCCAACGTCCTGTTCGCGGCGGAGCTCCAGCGACGGCTGGCGGCAGCCGGGACGCCGGCGATTTCGGTGGCCGCCCACCCTGGAGCGGCGGCCACCGAATTCGGCCGCAACAGCGGTGGTGCGATGCGGGTGGCTTCGGCGCCGCCGGTCCGGTGGCTGCTGGCGCCGCTGGTCAACACGGCGGCCGAAGGCGCTTTGCCCACACTGCGGGCGGCCGTCGATCCGCAGGTTCGCGGAGGTGACTTGTACGGCCCGGCCGGGCCACACGGCATCAAAGGCCGCCCGGAACGCGTCGAGGCAGCCGCGGTCGCGCGCGACGAGGGTGCGGGGGCGATGTTGTGGGAGCGGTGCGAGCAGCTCACCGGGGTGCGTTACCCGCTGCCGTGA
- a CDS encoding LamG-like jellyroll fold domain-containing protein: MRRAASVLLALLVALGVASGTPPAGAAEPLHGLKAEYFTMSAPGAHDFANLAGTALDGEVDHPDLTSVFGLVAGQTENTTARWSGQLAVPQTGDYTFYAIGDNGFRLFVDGAPVIDHWVGDWDREQTSAPVTLTAGRQYDFKLEMFQDTGGANMFLRWSSAAIAKQIVPLSAFTPPAGYTGVPRSAEVSKDGRTLTAGFDGRVSGTGDLADHLRIAVDATPMPVSLITTNRDRVTIRLAERVLKGQRVTLYYDGAGALAVDGAKVGKTGRIVANASTERLRTPWGEDADPRHPLPEYPRPQLERDKWVNLNGPWEFSAAKEGQQPAFGKRLPEKVIVPYPIESQLSGLERHEDHMFYRRTVTVPRDWKIGGGQRLKLNFGAVDYQATVWVNGKLVAEHTGGYTAFSADITDALKRGDEQEIVVAVTDTTGPYQPKGKQSADPGGIFYTPSSGIWQTVWLEPVADKGIDEIKTTPDLTTNSLALNVKSAGNATVTAVAKDARGRQVATVTGPANANLKLPVPNPHLWTPDDPYLYQLEVKLGGDRVKSYFGMRSTGITNVNGVPKLTLNGKPYFSLMQLDQGFYPDGLNTAPSDEALVFDLKAQKDLGFNAVRKHIKVEPARWYYHADQLGLLVWQDFVSVEDGNNPAAQQAWLRQGLEEMHQLQNYPSVYAWIVFNEGWGEWDKTATGRITDQVKATDPSRIVNAHSGVNCCASKGDSGAGDVIDHHDYNNTDPARSDGKRVAMDGEHGGFTLRTPGHQWPGAPIAIYSGVEDKAALTAKYVDNTRTFYLGQARAELSASVYTQVTDLEGELNGLWTYDRKRIKVDPGPVREINRRVIEAGADAGKPYPYAGKGSWNLDERRGTTARDSSGGNNPLTLTPTGAAFKDGALQFSGGSADTYGPVVDTTADYTVSARVRLDALPGNYATAVSQDGRERESPFYLQYGQGAFAFSTPGGNRARYEVVPETGRWYQLTGVRAGNEIRLYVDGVKVATAPAGPALVSTGAFTVGRAKYDGRNVDFWPGAVDEVAVAGKALTDTEVAQLP; encoded by the coding sequence ATGAGAAGAGCCGCTTCCGTCCTCCTCGCCCTCCTGGTGGCGCTGGGCGTGGCGTCGGGAACGCCGCCCGCCGGTGCCGCCGAGCCCCTGCACGGCCTGAAAGCCGAGTACTTCACGATGTCGGCGCCGGGCGCGCACGACTTCGCGAACCTGGCCGGCACCGCGCTCGACGGGGAGGTCGACCACCCGGACCTGACCTCGGTCTTCGGGCTGGTCGCCGGGCAGACGGAGAACACGACCGCCCGGTGGAGCGGGCAGCTCGCCGTGCCGCAGACCGGCGACTACACGTTCTACGCCATCGGCGACAACGGGTTCCGGCTGTTCGTCGACGGCGCGCCGGTGATCGACCACTGGGTCGGCGACTGGGACCGGGAGCAGACCAGCGCACCGGTCACGCTGACCGCCGGCCGGCAGTACGACTTCAAGCTGGAGATGTTCCAGGACACCGGCGGCGCGAACATGTTCCTGCGCTGGTCGAGCGCGGCCATCGCGAAGCAGATCGTGCCGCTGTCGGCGTTCACGCCGCCGGCCGGCTACACCGGCGTGCCGCGCTCGGCGGAGGTGTCGAAGGACGGTCGCACGCTCACGGCCGGCTTCGACGGCCGCGTCTCGGGCACCGGCGACCTCGCCGACCACCTGCGGATCGCGGTCGACGCGACGCCGATGCCGGTCTCGCTCATCACGACGAACCGCGACCGGGTGACGATCCGGCTGGCCGAGAGGGTGCTGAAGGGCCAGCGGGTCACGCTCTACTACGACGGCGCGGGTGCGCTCGCGGTGGACGGCGCGAAGGTCGGCAAGACCGGCCGCATCGTCGCGAACGCGTCGACGGAACGCCTCCGGACGCCGTGGGGCGAGGACGCCGACCCGCGCCACCCGTTGCCGGAATACCCGCGCCCGCAGCTCGAGCGCGACAAATGGGTCAACCTGAACGGCCCGTGGGAGTTCTCGGCCGCCAAGGAAGGCCAGCAGCCGGCGTTCGGCAAGCGGCTGCCCGAGAAGGTGATCGTGCCTTACCCGATCGAGTCGCAGCTTTCCGGGCTCGAACGGCACGAGGACCACATGTTCTACCGCCGCACGGTCACCGTCCCGCGCGACTGGAAGATCGGCGGCGGGCAGCGCCTCAAGCTCAACTTCGGCGCGGTCGACTACCAGGCCACGGTCTGGGTGAACGGCAAGCTCGTCGCCGAGCACACCGGCGGGTACACGGCGTTCAGCGCCGACATCACCGACGCGCTCAAGCGCGGCGACGAGCAGGAGATCGTCGTCGCCGTCACCGACACGACCGGCCCGTACCAGCCCAAGGGCAAGCAGTCCGCCGATCCCGGCGGCATCTTCTACACGCCGTCGTCGGGCATCTGGCAGACGGTGTGGCTGGAACCCGTGGCGGACAAGGGCATCGACGAGATCAAGACGACGCCCGACCTCACCACGAACTCGCTGGCGCTGAACGTCAAGTCCGCCGGCAACGCCACCGTCACGGCGGTCGCCAAGGACGCGCGCGGCCGGCAGGTCGCCACGGTCACCGGACCGGCGAACGCGAACCTGAAGCTGCCGGTGCCGAACCCGCACCTGTGGACGCCGGACGACCCGTACCTGTACCAGCTGGAGGTCAAGCTGGGCGGCGACCGGGTCAAGAGTTACTTCGGCATGCGGTCCACCGGCATCACGAACGTCAACGGTGTCCCCAAGCTGACGCTCAACGGCAAGCCGTACTTCTCCCTGATGCAGCTGGACCAGGGCTTCTACCCGGACGGCCTGAACACCGCGCCGAGCGACGAAGCCCTCGTCTTCGACCTGAAGGCGCAGAAGGACCTCGGGTTCAACGCCGTCCGCAAGCACATCAAGGTCGAGCCCGCTCGCTGGTACTACCACGCGGACCAGCTCGGGCTGCTGGTGTGGCAGGACTTCGTGTCCGTCGAGGACGGCAACAACCCCGCGGCGCAGCAGGCGTGGCTCAGGCAGGGCCTGGAAGAGATGCACCAGCTGCAGAACTACCCGTCCGTCTACGCCTGGATCGTGTTCAACGAAGGCTGGGGCGAGTGGGACAAGACCGCCACCGGCCGGATCACCGACCAGGTCAAGGCCACCGACCCGAGCCGGATCGTCAACGCCCACAGCGGGGTGAACTGCTGCGCCTCCAAGGGTGACTCGGGCGCGGGCGACGTCATCGACCACCACGACTACAACAACACCGATCCGGCGCGTTCGGACGGCAAGCGTGTCGCGATGGACGGTGAGCACGGCGGCTTCACGCTGCGCACGCCGGGCCACCAGTGGCCGGGTGCGCCGATCGCGATCTACAGCGGTGTCGAGGACAAGGCGGCGCTGACGGCGAAGTACGTCGACAACACCCGCACGTTCTACCTCGGGCAGGCGCGGGCCGAGCTGTCGGCGTCGGTCTACACGCAGGTCACCGACCTGGAAGGCGAGCTCAACGGGCTCTGGACCTACGACCGCAAGCGCATCAAGGTCGACCCGGGTCCCGTCCGCGAGATCAACCGGCGCGTGATCGAAGCCGGTGCCGACGCGGGCAAGCCGTACCCCTACGCGGGGAAGGGCTCGTGGAACCTCGACGAGCGCCGGGGCACGACCGCGAGGGACTCGAGCGGTGGCAACAACCCGCTGACGCTCACCCCCACCGGGGCGGCCTTCAAGGACGGCGCACTGCAGTTCTCGGGCGGCTCCGCCGACACCTACGGCCCGGTCGTCGACACGACCGCTGACTACACCGTGTCCGCGAGGGTGCGGCTCGACGCGCTGCCCGGCAACTACGCGACCGCGGTGAGCCAGGACGGCCGGGAGCGGGAAAGCCCGTTCTACCTGCAGTACGGGCAGGGCGCGTTCGCGTTCAGCACACCCGGCGGCAACCGGGCCCGGTACGAGGTCGTGCCGGAGACCGGCCGCTGGTACCAGCTCACGGGTGTGCGGGCGGGCAACGAGATCCGGCTCTACGTGGACGGGGTGAAGGTGGCGACGGCCCCGGCCGGACCGGCGCTGGTCAGCACCGGCGCGTTCACGGTCGGCCGAGCCAAGTACGACGGCCGCAACGTCGACTTCTGGCCCGGCGCGGTCGACGAGGTCGCCGTGGCCGGCAAGGCGTTGACGGACACGGAGGTGGCCCAGCTCCCCTGA
- a CDS encoding glycoside hydrolase family 6 protein, which produces MAAGALAALAVSGVVATTTLAGARAAGSAYYTDPGTNAARWVAANSGDSRAAVIRDRVAAVPQARWFTTTNTSTVRGEVDAYTGAAAAAGKIPIMVVYDIPNRDCGGASGGGAPSHDAYRAWIDQVAAGLAGRPAAIVLEPDVLPQMTNCQNSDQQRQTTASMAYAGKKLKAGSAQAKVYFDIGHSAWLSAGDAATRLRAADVSNSADGISTNVSNYRATADEVAYDKAILGQLGDSRLKAVVDTSRNGNGPQGSEWCDPGGRAIGTPSTNQTGDSQIDAFLWVKPPGEADGCIATAGQFVPQRAYDLAVAAGPVPTTTPTTTPTTPTGSTPPTSTTPQPSGGCAVTHRVVSTWSTGYTGEIVIENRGAPIDHWTLTFSAPGVTVSQGWNGNWTDTGDIVEVGSAAWNGTLGTGATTTIGYNANYTGSAPPFRSATLNGASCA; this is translated from the coding sequence GTGGCAGCCGGTGCGCTCGCCGCGTTGGCCGTGAGCGGTGTCGTCGCCACGACCACGTTGGCGGGCGCGCGGGCCGCCGGGTCGGCGTACTACACCGACCCGGGTACCAACGCGGCCAGGTGGGTCGCGGCGAACTCCGGCGACTCACGCGCCGCGGTCATCCGCGACCGCGTCGCCGCGGTGCCGCAGGCGAGGTGGTTCACCACCACGAACACCTCCACGGTGCGGGGCGAGGTGGACGCCTACACCGGGGCCGCGGCCGCCGCGGGCAAGATCCCGATCATGGTCGTCTACGACATCCCGAACCGCGACTGCGGCGGCGCCAGCGGCGGCGGCGCGCCGTCCCACGACGCCTACCGGGCGTGGATCGACCAGGTGGCGGCCGGGCTGGCGGGCCGGCCCGCGGCCATCGTGCTCGAACCCGACGTGCTCCCGCAGATGACGAACTGCCAGAACAGCGACCAGCAGCGCCAGACCACGGCGTCGATGGCGTACGCGGGCAAGAAGCTGAAGGCCGGTTCCGCCCAGGCGAAGGTGTACTTCGACATCGGCCACTCCGCCTGGCTGTCCGCCGGCGACGCCGCGACGCGGCTGCGGGCCGCCGACGTCTCGAACAGCGCCGACGGCATCTCCACCAACGTGTCCAACTACCGCGCGACCGCCGACGAGGTGGCCTACGACAAGGCGATCCTCGGCCAGCTCGGCGACTCGCGGCTGAAGGCCGTGGTGGACACGAGCCGCAACGGCAACGGGCCGCAGGGCAGCGAGTGGTGCGACCCCGGCGGGCGCGCGATCGGCACGCCGAGCACGAACCAGACCGGCGACAGCCAGATCGACGCGTTCCTGTGGGTCAAACCGCCGGGCGAGGCGGACGGCTGCATCGCGACGGCCGGCCAGTTCGTGCCGCAGCGGGCCTACGACCTCGCCGTCGCGGCGGGTCCCGTGCCGACCACGACCCCGACCACGACCCCGACGACGCCCACCGGCAGCACTCCCCCGACCAGCACGACCCCGCAGCCGTCCGGCGGCTGCGCCGTCACGCACCGGGTGGTCAGCACCTGGTCGACCGGCTACACCGGCGAAATCGTCATCGAAAACCGCGGAGCGCCGATCGACCATTGGACGCTCACTTTCTCCGCACCGGGCGTGACGGTCAGCCAAGGCTGGAACGGAAACTGGACCGACACCGGCGACATCGTCGAAGTCGGCAGCGCGGCGTGGAACGGCACCCTCGGCACGGGGGCGACCACGACGATCGGCTACAACGCGAACTACACCGGCAGCGCACCGCCTTTCCGATCGGCGACGCTGAACGGCGCCTCCTGCGCCTGA
- a CDS encoding glycoside hydrolase family 9 protein: protein MRARKLRAGPVLLVVVALGLAGAAAPASAADYERLLNGSFSSGTSDPWWAGSGTSGRVTGGEFCTDVPGGTANGYDALSGQNGVPFEAGQQYTLTFDAHATTTQQISAVAGEAVSPYRQISRTDLTVTPSTQHFTVTFTSTVDFPAAGNGQLAFWFGGQAAANTVCLDNISLIGGVLPPGGLPPTSGIRVNQESYAPGLPKRATLISDSATAQTWTLKNSAGTAVATGRTTPRGADAASGENVHEIDFSAYDTVGTGYTLSVGTETSFPFGISAAGLQRLRSDSLAFFYHQRSGIAIDAAYVGAAYARPAGHVNVAPNQGDDNVPCRADLDCGYTLDVRGGWYDAGDHGKYVVNGGIAAWELLDEYERALRLGDASALGDGTLAIPERANGVPDILDEARWEVDFLLAMQVPDGAPHAGMVHHKIHDAQWTSLPTRPDQDSQPRRLSPPSTAATLNMAAVAAQASRLWRTTDPAYSAKLLAAARKAYAAAKANPAALADPNDGTGGGTYSDNTVTDEFYWAAAELFTTTGESAYRADVTGSPLYRGKSFTTHGFDWASTGALGDITLAVVPTDLPAADVAAIRTAITTTADSHLAQMAEMGYPAPYRTADGSYEWGSNGLVANNGVVLALAYDLTRQARYRDGAFAAMDYLLGRNPANYSYVSGHGDQPVRNVHHRFWAHQLDASLPSAPPGALSGGPNSGLQDPTAARLLTGCAPQRCFVDDIQAYSVNEVAINWNAALAWLAGWTAEKSASTVDTTPPSAPGTPAVSAVSDSGATVTWTAAADPESGVRGYDVVRVAGSVRTVLTTVTGTTATLTGLSPSTAYTVVVVARNGAGTTSPDSPAASFTTRPAGGCAVTYAANTWNGGFTATVTVKNTGTTAWNGWKLGFTFPGTQKVTQGWSATWAQSGAEVTATALSWNASVAPGQSVAIGFNGSYTGTNPNPPAFAVDGRTCG, encoded by the coding sequence ATGCGGGCGAGAAAGCTGAGAGCCGGACCGGTGCTGCTGGTCGTGGTGGCCCTCGGACTGGCCGGAGCCGCCGCACCGGCGTCCGCCGCGGACTACGAGCGGCTGCTCAACGGCAGCTTCTCCAGCGGCACCTCCGACCCGTGGTGGGCCGGGTCGGGCACGAGCGGCCGCGTGACCGGTGGCGAGTTCTGCACCGACGTCCCCGGCGGCACGGCCAACGGCTACGACGCGCTGTCCGGCCAGAACGGGGTGCCGTTCGAGGCGGGCCAGCAGTACACCCTGACCTTCGACGCGCACGCGACGACCACCCAGCAGATCTCCGCCGTCGCCGGGGAAGCCGTGTCACCCTACCGGCAGATCTCCCGGACCGACCTGACCGTCACCCCGTCCACGCAGCACTTCACGGTCACGTTCACGTCCACAGTGGACTTCCCGGCGGCGGGCAACGGCCAGCTGGCGTTCTGGTTCGGCGGCCAGGCCGCCGCCAACACCGTGTGCCTGGACAACATCTCGCTGATCGGCGGCGTCCTCCCGCCCGGCGGCCTGCCGCCGACGAGCGGCATCCGGGTGAACCAGGAGAGCTACGCGCCCGGGCTGCCCAAGCGGGCCACGCTGATCAGCGACTCGGCCACCGCGCAGACCTGGACGTTGAAGAATTCCGCCGGCACCGCGGTGGCCACCGGCCGGACGACGCCACGGGGCGCGGACGCGGCCTCCGGGGAAAACGTGCACGAAATCGACTTCTCCGCCTACGACACCGTGGGGACCGGGTACACGCTGAGCGTCGGGACCGAGACGAGCTTCCCGTTCGGCATCTCCGCCGCCGGGCTGCAGCGGCTGCGCTCCGACTCACTGGCGTTCTTCTACCACCAGCGCAGCGGTATCGCGATCGACGCCGCGTACGTCGGCGCCGCCTACGCGCGTCCGGCCGGGCACGTGAACGTCGCGCCGAACCAGGGTGACGACAACGTCCCCTGCCGGGCGGACCTGGACTGCGGCTACACCCTCGACGTGCGCGGCGGCTGGTACGACGCGGGTGACCACGGCAAGTACGTCGTCAACGGCGGGATCGCGGCGTGGGAGCTGCTCGACGAGTACGAGCGGGCACTGCGGCTGGGCGACGCGAGCGCGCTGGGCGACGGCACGCTGGCCATCCCGGAACGGGCCAACGGCGTGCCGGACATCCTCGACGAAGCGCGGTGGGAGGTCGACTTCCTGCTCGCCATGCAGGTGCCGGACGGCGCACCGCACGCGGGCATGGTGCACCACAAGATCCACGACGCGCAGTGGACGTCCCTGCCCACCCGGCCGGACCAGGACAGCCAGCCGCGCCGGCTGTCGCCGCCGAGCACCGCGGCGACGTTGAACATGGCAGCGGTCGCCGCGCAGGCGTCCCGGCTGTGGCGGACCACCGACCCGGCGTACTCGGCGAAGCTGCTGGCCGCGGCGCGGAAGGCGTACGCCGCGGCCAAGGCGAACCCGGCCGCGCTCGCCGATCCGAACGACGGCACCGGCGGTGGCACCTACAGCGACAACACCGTCACCGACGAGTTCTACTGGGCCGCCGCGGAGCTGTTCACGACCACGGGCGAGAGCGCGTACCGGGCCGACGTCACCGGCTCTCCGCTCTACCGCGGGAAGAGCTTCACCACGCACGGCTTCGACTGGGCCTCGACGGGTGCGCTCGGGGACATCACGCTCGCGGTGGTGCCGACCGACCTGCCGGCCGCGGACGTCGCGGCGATCAGGACGGCGATCACGACGACCGCCGACAGCCACCTGGCCCAGATGGCCGAGATGGGCTACCCGGCGCCCTACCGGACGGCCGACGGCTCGTACGAATGGGGGTCCAACGGCCTGGTGGCCAACAACGGCGTCGTGCTCGCCCTGGCCTACGACCTCACCCGGCAGGCCAGGTACCGCGACGGCGCGTTCGCGGCGATGGACTACCTGCTCGGCCGCAACCCGGCGAACTACTCCTACGTGTCCGGCCACGGCGACCAGCCGGTGCGCAACGTGCACCACCGGTTCTGGGCGCACCAGCTGGACGCGTCGCTGCCGTCCGCGCCGCCCGGCGCGCTGTCCGGCGGCCCCAACAGCGGCCTGCAGGACCCGACCGCGGCCCGGCTGCTCACCGGGTGCGCACCGCAGCGCTGCTTCGTCGACGACATCCAGGCGTACTCGGTGAACGAGGTCGCGATCAACTGGAACGCGGCGCTGGCCTGGCTGGCCGGCTGGACCGCCGAGAAGTCGGCGTCCACCGTGGACACGACCCCGCCGTCCGCGCCCGGCACTCCCGCGGTGTCCGCCGTGTCGGACAGCGGCGCCACGGTGACCTGGACGGCGGCCGCGGATCCGGAAAGCGGCGTCCGGGGCTACGACGTGGTCCGGGTGGCCGGTTCGGTCCGCACGGTGCTGACCACGGTCACCGGGACGACGGCGACCTTGACGGGCCTGTCCCCGTCGACGGCGTACACGGTGGTCGTGGTGGCGCGCAACGGCGCGGGCACGACGAGCCCGGATTCGCCCGCCGCGTCGTTCACGACCCGGCCGGCGGGCGGCTGCGCGGTGACGTACGCGGCGAACACGTGGAACGGCGGCTTCACCGCGACGGTCACCGTGAAGAACACCGGCACCACGGCGTGGAACGGCTGGAAACTGGGCTTCACGTTCCCCGGCACCCAGAAGGTGACGCAGGGCTGGTCGGCGACGTGGGCGCAGTCCGGGGCGGAGGTGACCGCCACGGCGCTGTCCTGGAACGCTTCGGTCGCCCCGGGGCAGTCGGTCGCGATCGGCTTCAACGGCAGCTACACGGGAACCAACCCGAACCCGCCGGCCTTCGCGGTCGACGGGAGGACGTGCGGCTGA
- a CDS encoding transcriptional regulator, producing MTRSRETEPGTAAEDGFDHLIHAPVRLRVCAALEPVREIEFGALLTLLDISKSALSKHIAALAEAGYVTQRRAVRDTRQRVWLHLSETGRSAYRGHVAALHRIVGDARIP from the coding sequence GTGACCCGGTCGCGGGAGACCGAGCCGGGCACCGCGGCCGAGGACGGGTTCGACCACCTGATCCACGCGCCGGTCCGGTTGCGGGTCTGCGCGGCACTGGAGCCCGTCCGCGAGATCGAGTTCGGCGCGTTGCTGACCCTGCTGGACATCAGCAAGTCCGCGCTCAGCAAGCACATCGCGGCGCTGGCCGAGGCCGGCTACGTCACGCAGCGGCGCGCGGTGCGCGACACCCGGCAGCGGGTCTGGCTCCACCTCAGCGAAACCGGCCGGTCCGCCTACCGCGGACACGTCGCCGCACTGCACCGCATCGTCGGCGACGCCCGTATTCCGTGA